One window of Clostridiales bacterium genomic DNA carries:
- the trmL gene encoding tRNA (uridine(34)/cytosine(34)/5-carboxymethylaminomethyluridine(34)-2'-O)-methyltransferase TrmL — MAFNIVLMEPEIPQNTGNIVRTCAATGTKLHLIKPLGFSVDDRHLKRAGLDYWKYVDINYYDSFDELKNKYSDKKFYYVTTKGLNKYSDKEYCGDDFFVFGKETKGLPEDLLYNNKEDCIRIPMNENLRSLNLANSVAIVLYEALRQTGFSGMQTSGSLTSFTW; from the coding sequence GTGGCTTTTAATATAGTTTTAATGGAACCTGAGATTCCTCAAAACACAGGAAACATTGTAAGGACATGCGCAGCAACAGGAACAAAGCTTCATCTTATAAAGCCTTTAGGGTTTTCAGTTGATGATAGGCATTTAAAAAGAGCAGGTTTAGATTATTGGAAATATGTTGATATAAACTACTATGATAGTTTTGACGAGCTAAAGAACAAATATAGTGATAAAAAGTTTTATTATGTAACAACAAAAGGACTAAATAAATATTCTGATAAGGAGTATTGTGGGGATGATTTTTTTGTTTTCGGGAAAGAGACAAAAGGTTTACCAGAGGATTTATTGTATAATAACAAAGAGGATTGCATAAGAATTCCTATGAATGAAAATTTGCGCTCATTGAATTTAGCAAATTCAGTTGCAATTGTGTTGTATGAAGCATTAAGACAGACTGGATTTAGTGGTATGCAAACAAGTGGAAGCTTAACATCATTTACATGGTAG